Genomic DNA from Paenibacillus sp. KS-LC4:
AGCTATTATGGGATTGACACCAATCCGCAAGGGTGAAATTACTATGGATGGGCAAAAGCTGGGCAAGGAGCGGTATGAGAAAATTTCTTTTATCCCCGATCATTTAACGATGCCGCCCGCTATGAAGCTGGACGAAGCGATGGTATTTATGGACGATTTTTATCACTGCTGGAATGAGGAACGGGCGAAGGAGCTGATGAGCTTTTTTCAACTGGAGGGAAGGGAGCGAATCGGCAATTTGTCAAAGGGGACGGCGGCAAAGTTTAATCTGCTGCTAGGGCTGGCGCTGGATACCGATTATGTGCTGATGGATGAGCCGTTTTCCGGCATTGATATGTTCAGCCGCGCTCTCATTACCGATGTATTTTCAAGCCACCTCATTGAAGATCGTGGTGTATTAATAACGACGCATGAAATTGCTGACGTTGAACATCTCATTGATCGGGCGGTGCTGCTGCAAAATGGTGCGGTATGCCGCGATTTCTACTGTGAACAGCTTCGTATGGAGCAATCGAAGTCGCTTGTCGATGTAATGAGGGAGGTGTATCAGGCTTGAAAGCTTATTTGAAGCTGGTACATATGGAAGTGCACCGTTTCCGCTATTTGCTTGGGGGCTTAATGGCGTTAACGATTCTCATGCAGTTCGGTGTAGTGCTGCTGTGGTCGCTAAGTGAGCGGAGTATTAGAACGAGCCCTGGGTGGAGTGAGCAACTGGTTACCTATCACCCTTTCTCGGAAACAGGGAAGCTGACGTTTAGTGAACTCATGTATAGCAATCAATTTTGGTTTTTCTTTCCGGTATTAATCAGCATTATAGTCATCGCTGCTTATGTGTTTCTTATTTGGTACCGCGATTGGCTTGGGCGGGATACGTTTATTTATCGGCTGCTGATGCTGCCGGGCAATCGCTCCAGCATTTACGCTGCGAAGCTGACAGCGATTTTGCTGTTTACGTTCGGACTCGTTTCCTTCCAGTTGCTGCTGCTTCCGCTTGAAATGATGCTGTTTAATCTGATTATACCAGAGGGGCTGCGCGATCTGTCCTATTTGTCGCAAGCGATTTTGCAAAATCAAGCCTTAACGATACTGCTGCCTGGGCGGCTTGATGCTTTTATAATGGCTTACGCAATCGGAATTTTGGCAGTATTGGCTGTATTTACGATTATTTTGCTGGAGCGAAGCTATCGTTTTATTGGCATGGGCTATGCCGTTATTTACGTGTTCGTATGCGGTGCTGCACTGCTTGCTCCTATTATCTTGCAGCGACCGGGAAATGCGGCATCCTATTTATACCCGGGGGAGACCTATTCGATAATGCTGGCATTGACTGTCATTCTCGTTGTCGCATCGGTATGGCTCAGTATTCGGCTGTTAAATAAAAAGATTACCGTATAAGGGGGAGCAAGATGAAACGTTATATAACAACGCTGGCGCTCGTCCTGCTCGCAGCGGCAGGGTTCAGCACGTATTACGCTTTTGGCTCGGCAGACCATTTGCCAGAATATCGACTAGAGACGCTGGAGGGGGATGCGAATGAAGCTGCGAATTTGGTATTAGACGGCTCTTATATAGGCGGTAAGGGCTCGCAGCCCATAAAGCTATCTGTACAAGGCATTGAGTATAGGAGCAGAGAATCCCTTTACGATGCCTATATAACAAATGCCCGTAGTTGGTTTGATGAACAGACGGGTGTTAAGGAGCTCATCGAGCAGTATCCTGATTTTATGAGAGGCAAGGGTGAAATTAGAGGTCTTTTCGCAAATAAGGAATGGGCCGCCTATGCTGAAATTCCCTACGAATCCAGTACAGGGCAATCTGGAAAAAATATTAACGTAGATATACTGAATAGAAATACGGGTGAGGCTATAGATTATACGATTCCCCTTTCCATTCTGTCACCGGAGGGGCTTAGGGAGCAGGCATATATAGCCGATGTGCAATTACAGGAAGACCTTCTTCATGTGCTGGTCTACCAGAATGTCATAGGCGGGGCAGTGAAAGCAGCAAGTCAACATTATGATTATATTATAGAAAAGAATAGTGGAGAGCTGCTTAGCTCGGCTGCGATTGAATTTATAGATGAATCGGGTAATAAGCTTTCTCCCGATTCATATGAATCGGTACAGAGTTTTAACGCCGAACCTAAGGATTATTATGTTTTTAGCTCAGTAAAAAAAACAACAGAACCTAACAGAAATATATCTATAGAGATTATTGGTATGTATGCTTATTCATACAAGAGCGGGAACGTCATTCGGTTATCGAATCAAGCACTTCAGCGCAACAATAAGAGGTCAGAGCCTCAGTACATGACGGGCGACCAGCTCTATTTTACATCTTACAACCGTGAAAGCATTCAAGTAACCAGCTTCAGTCTGGAGACTGGGGAAAGGATGGAAGAGTCTTTATTTTTGACCTTGAAGCAGCTTGAAGCGGATGAAATTAAAACTTCCTTTATGCGGGCTGATCGTTTGTTCATTTTGTACGCTAATCGGAATAAGCTGAACGTTGCCGTATTGAATATAAAAACGGGTGAGCAGCTGTATAAAGGCGAAGTGGCGGCAAGCGGAAACGAACAGGAGCAGCAAATTGCCCTCAGCGATATCTCGCTGCACAGCATAGGTTTAAGAAACTAGCAGACTTCCAGAGGAAGAAAGCAGGGGATTTAATGCCATTAACGGCAGAGCTAAATCAAACGGTCGAGGCGCTCAGAGAGCTGGAAATATGGAGCTATCAGCTTGCCTTTTATATTTTGCAGGATGAGCGGCTTGCCGCTGAAGCGGGCAAACAGGCGCTGCTTGCGATTGGCCGAGAGCAGGCGTTTCATCTCCACTCCCCCGCTGAGCGCCGAGACAAGGTGAAGAAGATGATTATGCGCAAGGCGCTTATCGTCAGCGCAAGCAGCGGACGCCGTTCATAACGGTGTCCGCTGTTTTTTATTATTGAATACAGAAAAATCCCAATCCTCTAACACTTTATAAATTTCGCCTTGATCAATAGGCATCTTGTTTTCAATCCACCAATTTAGTACGCCAAGAATGGCGCCGATATGTGCTTCTGTCACTATTTCAGCATCAATGGAGCTGCTGTTCAATTGAAAAGTAGTATTTAAATGCTTTTTTATACCTGAACCCATTTCTCTCCGAATAATATTACGCAGGGAGTTCCTTTCTTCAGATAATAGCTGTGAAAATATGCTTTTATGTTTAGTAGCAATTTCGAAGAGCTCCTGAAAAATTTCAGGGGGCGTATGTTTATCCAACATAAACTCTTCCTCAGCAATCTGTCTCAACGTACGTGTAAGCAAATCATACTTGTCATTGAAATGAGTGTAAAATGTGGTCCGATGAACCATAGCTAAGTCGCAAATTTGCTGTACGGTTATGGCCTCAAAAGATTGCTTCTCCATTAAAGATAACAATGCATTGTAGAGCAGCTTATGAGTTCTTCTTATCCTAAGATCCAATTTCTCTTTACCCATATAAAATCCCCTATCTGTATGGTTAATCGACACTTTTACGAATCTGCTCTTTGACCTCTTTTAGTATACACCGTAGTATTTAAGCTATAAATAGCAATTAAATATACATGTGTATAAAAAGGAGTGTTTCTAATGGGAAATTTAGGTGCAGTCAATAAACTCACTGCTGAAGAGCAGCAATTGCTTCAGAATGCAACGGATTTGGTTCCGGTTCTGCGAGAATTTGGAAGGAAAATTGATGAGGATAGACATATACCTGAGGAGCTTATTCAGAAAATTTCTCAGGCAGGACTATTTAAGCTTGGAACTCCAAAAAAATATGGCGGTCATGAAGTTAGTATTCGAGCCTTAATTGAAATTATTTCCGAATTGGCAAGAGGAAACGGTTCTGTGGCCTGGGTAGTCCAAATTATAAATGGAAATAACTTTAACGCTTCTCTGTGCTTGGGCTCAGAAGTGCTGGATTCGATTTTTAAGCAGGAAGAGGAAATACGCTTCTGTTCAGTCCTGCAAGCACGTCAAGCCATTGTAAGAAAAACAGAAGGAGGTTACTTTATTGAGCATGGCTTATGGGGATTTGGTTCGGGATCTAAGCACGCAACACATGCCTTGTTAAATTTAAGGGACTCTAAAGGTATGCAGGAGAACCAAGGAATGCTGCTGGCTGTTGTCCCAATGAGTCAAATTAAAATTATAGATGACTGGTACACAATGAGCTTAAAAGGTTCCGCAAGCAATAGCTTGGAAATGAATAATGTATTTATTGAGGAACAGTATGTAGTCGTTCAAGAGCAAGAGGTTATAAAGGGTTCGAGCTCCATGCTCAGGACATTACAAGGGATAGATCGATACAGGCCGTATGCCAATATAATATCCAGTCTTACAACGGGTATAGGCGCCATACTTGGTCTAGCCAGGGGGGCATTGGAATATTTTGTAGATACTGCGCCTAGAAAAGGAATTACGTTGACCATCCACAGATCCCAAGCAGAGGTTGGGCATATTCAGTACAAAGTAGGACTTGCTGCTATGAAAATTGAATCGGCACATCTGCACATTAATCGCTCTATCGAAAATTTGGAGAACCATATGAAAAGTGGGGAACCATTTAGTAAAAAAGAGTTTGCGCAAATCCAAACGGATATCGCATATGCAGCTATGTTATGTACCGATGCAGTCGATATGGTGATGGCAGAAAGCGGAGGCAGCGCTATTGCTGATTCTAATCCATTGTCCCAAATATACCGCGATATTCGAGGTGGTGCAAACCATGCACTCACTACGGCATCTACCGGTCTGGAGTTGTATGGAAGAATACTTTTTGGGTTGCCCCCTCAGCATGTATTTACCATTTCTGCTGCTCCACTGCTCAGAGATTAAGACGAGAAGCAGGTGCAATCCTATGAAAAAAATAACGATCATTTCCGGAAGTCCAAATGAAAACTCACGTGTCAATGGTATAATTAATTATGCGAAAAAAATACTGCTTGATAACGGATACGAAGTATCCATCATTAATGTGGCCTCATTGCCTGCAGAAGATTTATTGCATGCTCATTTTAACAGCGAGCCTATTGTTGCTTCACTTTTAAAAGTCGCCGAGGCAACAGGAGTCATTATAGCAAGCCCGGTGTACAAAACAACCTTTACAGGAGTCATAAAAGCATATATCGACTTATTACCCGAAAAGGGCTTTAAAGATAAAATTATCGCTGCCTACTTTGTAGGCGGAACGATCTCTAACCTACTGTCAATCGACTATGCAGTAAAACCAATATTAGCCTCAATGGGGGCTAAATACTTCGCAGAGAATGTGTTTGCTGTAGACAGCCAAATTGAGCGCTCCGAGGACAGTGCCGGAAACCTATTATTCCAAATTACGGAGGAGCTTAAGCAGCGAATCCATAATTCTGTCATGGATCTCATCAACTACTAACAAGACTTAAAAGCGGA
This window encodes:
- a CDS encoding ABC transporter ATP-binding protein, which produces MIEVRDVHKKYRRRKVLNGISFQIKKGEITCLIGTNGTGKSTIMKAIMGLTPIRKGEITMDGQKLGKERYEKISFIPDHLTMPPAMKLDEAMVFMDDFYHCWNEERAKELMSFFQLEGRERIGNLSKGTAAKFNLLLGLALDTDYVLMDEPFSGIDMFSRALITDVFSSHLIEDRGVLITTHEIADVEHLIDRAVLLQNGAVCRDFYCEQLRMEQSKSLVDVMREVYQA
- a CDS encoding acyl-CoA dehydrogenase family protein, which codes for MGNLGAVNKLTAEEQQLLQNATDLVPVLREFGRKIDEDRHIPEELIQKISQAGLFKLGTPKKYGGHEVSIRALIEIISELARGNGSVAWVVQIINGNNFNASLCLGSEVLDSIFKQEEEIRFCSVLQARQAIVRKTEGGYFIEHGLWGFGSGSKHATHALLNLRDSKGMQENQGMLLAVVPMSQIKIIDDWYTMSLKGSASNSLEMNNVFIEEQYVVVQEQEVIKGSSSMLRTLQGIDRYRPYANIISSLTTGIGAILGLARGALEYFVDTAPRKGITLTIHRSQAEVGHIQYKVGLAAMKIESAHLHINRSIENLENHMKSGEPFSKKEFAQIQTDIAYAAMLCTDAVDMVMAESGGSAIADSNPLSQIYRDIRGGANHALTTASTGLELYGRILFGLPPQHVFTISAAPLLRD
- a CDS encoding TetR/AcrR family transcriptional regulator; its protein translation is MGKEKLDLRIRRTHKLLYNALLSLMEKQSFEAITVQQICDLAMVHRTTFYTHFNDKYDLLTRTLRQIAEEEFMLDKHTPPEIFQELFEIATKHKSIFSQLLSEERNSLRNIIRREMGSGIKKHLNTTFQLNSSSIDAEIVTEAHIGAILGVLNWWIENKMPIDQGEIYKVLEDWDFSVFNNKKQRTPL
- the ssuE gene encoding NADPH-dependent FMN reductase — encoded protein: MKKITIISGSPNENSRVNGIINYAKKILLDNGYEVSIINVASLPAEDLLHAHFNSEPIVASLLKVAEATGVIIASPVYKTTFTGVIKAYIDLLPEKGFKDKIIAAYFVGGTISNLLSIDYAVKPILASMGAKYFAENVFAVDSQIERSEDSAGNLLFQITEELKQRIHNSVMDLINY